From a region of the Salvelinus alpinus chromosome 2, SLU_Salpinus.1, whole genome shotgun sequence genome:
- the LOC139563850 gene encoding msx2-interacting protein-like isoform X5, protein MVRETRHLWVGNLPEHVREEKIVEHFKRYGRVESVKVLRKRGSEGGVAAFVDFVDIKSAQKAHNAVNKMGDRDLRTDYNEPGSVPSAVRGLDDNPPSSSHGRDVSGFSRGAVGPVFGPPVSIHTREGRYERIRDGSESRERAYDHSPYGHHERGGTFDRQRHYNADYYRDRTMFAAGVSPGPGSAGAMGGSFETPEPHFESRIRGDPFTLSSAARRDPYRDDRGRRVDRTYHRRSRSSHSSQSRHPSPQRTTGQTPKAPHSPKRAPLSPGRGPRSRSRSRSSSSDSVSSTSSTGSGSSDSNSSSSDGSHARSVQSSATHAPPSQPCSMVMEGDEPRRSFGIRVQNLPVRSTDTSLKDGLFHEFKKHGKVTSVQIHGALEDRYGLVFFRQQEDQEKALNVSKGKLFFGMMIEVSAWNGPETESENEFRPLDGRIDEFHPKATRTLFIGNLEKTTSYQQLLDIFQRFGEIVDIDIKKVNGVPQYAFVQYSDIVSVCKAIKKMDGEYLGSNRLKLGFGKSMPTTCVWLDGLASNITEQYLTRHFCRYGHVVKVVFDRLKGMALILYNNTDFAQAAVRETKGWKIGGNKIKVDFASQESQMAFYRSMQASGQDIRDFYEIPTERREERPRPPYHEFSAERAYFENARTPGTIYPEDPRRDYPARSRERYSELEHYQGEHFDPRYHEDPREFREYRDPFEQDIRKYTYIQRERERERERFEADHGMWSPSHPRRPITPSASPSPSERAPRDPERRVYSQSSERSGSCSSLSPPRFDKTDKAPPLEHGASSKSERLEKDIHLVEPERVAGAEKSKRGRRKEKGDKEKGEKSKSRKAKVQSPSIPPSETELEPSLDGGSGRGKVSDQDSLDRQRYKGDNDPPPSDPTTSTSRHEPVKSERLESGKGENADKDGKTRSKKHQKSDTGNDGKDPSVDSDRLAARKRRFGDASGRTIRQKRRRLEDEDGSQSQDFGASTAFTKETDGDSKAQQKDSQRRDSRSKSERLVFLGSHKEGQDPAMRGQEELPDGSMDPMDSKRHPSHSMSRRFSHDGNMDQDNARDQDPQSPFKYGTQDNDKCVKEEPLDIDLSQSYRKQMEQRRLHQQLQEPDKQEKAGSPQGLETEDLEHRSLVHEVGKPPQDVTDHFPSHKLKKLEQFDADISAKRGDRVYRSFRQKSEDPEWHNTASPGLQHFSHHAEQDFAESSHLREVKTEDKSHPDLELAVKRTHTTQMSKPNTPLQLSEEEREKRWESRVKQDFLPDLNFTRGIGKNTHNRKRLEYGILHDLEPGEVRSDSEEDREHKPHSPMPSTSMPFSDRQRVDRFSDPKLATLERMKFYSFALDQTITPDTKALLERAKSLSSSREDNWSFLDYDSHFAGLRSRKDTEKVESAPRPTPSWYMKKKKIRSGGSEDKLDDRKEDPKPKPEEHERRELFASRFLHSSIFEQDSRRLQHLERKHEDPEQSQAQQTGQQGLADGQPDTEPVVLFHSRFLEFTRLQQQKDQQLQEVKRANSIDSNRVEKSPEAEQQPLQFLKTSEPVMDPETKSTSPAENHMISHSPLMPKEMSPPKQMSLPLPPKGMSPPKGMSPPLPPKEMSPPKQVAPPLPPKEMSPPKEMSPPLPPKEMSPPLPPKEMSPPLPPKHMSPPLPPKEMSPPKHTSPPLPPKEMSPPKHTSPPLPPKEMSPPLPPKEMSPPLPPKEMSPPKEMSPPKEMSPPLPPKEMSPPLPPKEMSPPLPPKEVSPPKEMSPPLPHKEVSPPKEMSPTVETNDMFTPEPRGPEPAAPEPLTKENRENEQLPPLLQISPCEMLPPASVNLAAPEHIRSVRKVKRSPSEEKSEDIAQDVKMLNPEQSSSSDCLHETSVSSFVPEPELVPPELPPEFLSSTPPNPVEEMEVSKDDTNTDNTDTHTEVEKKHELNQTQVLVDNETSDESISPPQKSKNKKSKSPTQVPLTPLISTTSSEKPLTRKSERTKRASSPRAESSKGSSDSKSTGKSPIHGADPEHGTEQSISVGRARRRNVKSVYATPVEEDATKGAGKDVTESPRTARKRGGDKDKEAAPQQPLEQDSLAPITSRRGRPPKNRRQGEDMLTAKGDRSKIDTKDTDSNESESSERISKVSKGRHSPHGHKALASQLPMPIATGSSRKGDKTEPPEDVSQQMDFTEDSLAMQDSTVSCKEDTVAPVVTKKEENVKQQLGTEKPRDKDRQKKDPVDEKASGTKFGEKESEPPIVEELPVLEKMEKSGRGKAPRLTRTPKSPVLKNLKIRLNVTEVKDLLQMGDEEPENGDDSSKKTKPGESTNDPLLESSPGKDVSSSNEDKDESTPETKPPIDPKTLLQQEQELEQAVENIAKLTDPTLPAESPTPLAPPSAELKIETEEEKSANPASEYELAAAIDSIMGEDIPVPLPQEPVISAVVDSDLEIPSFVQPTKGAEPASNISPIQGESFFPTTPRKGAKGRAKTPKRSKSQKSSKKDAVKEISSEPESTSVITSDSIPSNSQPVPETIPSTSAAGVITTTSWKPKTEHLAPKATDMPKESKLPPVLTEQPPPQHLKPVCLPTKSPTLPKPQQQPPPPECISPSLSPPPTRPNIRPTQLSRIPVSPPDWLNQSKDVGVPSSPRASAASFENPAIPPDTEPMETERNNSDLRRILMKHKNVSLPVPCSSSVPSNLGTLSLRDPPHLPESNTPMVAVTSKTSLNDNRPHPAQSVVRPPASLPSPESKSVISVIASTATSVISRVCNPPDMEKVIMSVDRNPVVDMPLPKQTYRPPSMEDRDSGSYHGPSVGEEGGIAGRYLVESSGLGTGSSPGLRVNTSEGVVVLSHSGQIKEGPQRISAKISQIPPATVVDMESQQLVSMPQIKQEMYTHSQSNTPKCPPIQTDHGHLKTQQTVSSIKQENTGMEKLESPYPSGPQGGVVKRLQQTVNNPQVMGYHHSEFTMLLKHPKKVDGADTMNADGCKPSWTSAISPAMSPHLPSPAGNHVGFVSGSATDRTPSHLSGVKQEPRSPRKSGHPHSPFTKVSSPIGSSSPKGLPGMLPSGLPAMQQYVTSVHHPEQSVIMQPHSAHGGIGRMSPHRASQAIPMGHLVQGEGRVNTPPLSVMSFGMHGDPLASPWSGPLQQRPTSPQAVGRDIVLKVNPGNVRGHEGEQDDARRFHQAAGRQSATQLKAETMQPDPRGALHSGLQLDPYMSPRDLRVLMHHPQGERSAPEPHQGHIQETVPTSSTSTNIASSMSPRAHLLAKGVSEKDVTKPQEVKRPHSPLKDGMMGFRPSMAAMASPQRVQLLPSGTGASFSEYPGIYTNTRAIHSQITETSPFGINQGADPSQSQADVKVKQVGQQPVNMVQLLTKYPIVWQGLLALKNDQAAVQLHFVCGNKGLALRSLPLPEGGSLLRIVQRMRLEASQLDGVARRMTQGESEFCLLLALPCGRDQEDVLNQTQALRTAFINYLQAKLAAGIINVPNPGSNQPAYVLQIFPPCEFSESHLSRLAPDLLNRISNISPHLMIVITSV, encoded by the exons CTATGGACGCGTCGAGAGCGTCAAGGTCCTGCGGAAGCGTGGGTCGGAGGGCGGCGTGGCAGCCTTTGTGGATTTTGTGGATATCAAAAGTGCACAGAAGGCTCACAATGCTGTCAACAAGATGGGGGACAGGGACCTGCGCACTGACTACAATGAACCTGGGTCTGTCCCTAGTGCTGTTCGGGGCCTTGATGACAACCCCCCCTCGAGCAGTCACGGGCGGGATGTTTCAGGATTCTCTAGGGGGGCAGTGGGTCCAGTGTTTGGCCCCCCAGTGTCCATTCACACCAGAGAGGGGCGTTATGAACGGATAAGAGATGG CTCAGAGAGCCGGGAGCGTGCATATGATCACAGCCCCTATGGACACCATGAGCGCGGTGGCACTTTTGATAGACAGCGTCACTACAACGCAGACTATTACCGCGATCGCACCATGTTTGCAGCTGGAGTTAGCCCTGGGCCTGGAAGTGCTGGCGCTATGGGTGGGAGCTTTGAAACCCCGGAGCCTCATTTTGAGTCCAGGATCCGAGGAGATCCCTTCACCTTGTCTAGTGCTGCGCGGCGCGACCCTTATCGAGATGACAGAGGGCGTCGTGTTGACAGAACTTACCATCGCCGCAGTCGGTCATCTCATTCTTCACAATCTCGACACCCCTCCCCGCAAAGGACCACGGGGCAAACGCCCAAAGCCCCACATTCCCCCAAAAGAGCCCCCCTCTCCCCAGGTAGAGGTCCACGCTCTAGGTCCCGCAGTAGGTCCTCTAGCTCTGATTCTGTCAGCAGCACCAGCAGTACTGGCAGTGGCAG CAGCGATTCAAACAGCAGCTCAAGTGATGGGTCTCATGCACGCTCTGTTCAGTCCTCTGCTACACATGCACCCCCCTCTCAGCCGTGCTCTATGGTGATGGAAGGTGACGAACCACGCAGAAGCTTTGGCATCAGGGTGCAGAACCTACCAGTGCGCTCCACAG ACACAAGTTTAAAAGATGGACTGTTCCATGAGTTCAAGAAACATGGGAAAGTGACATCCGTGCAGATCCACGGGGCCTTGGAGGACCGATATGGTCTGGTGTTCTTCAGACAGCAGGAAGACCAAGAGAAAGCCCTCAACGTCTCCAAAGGAAAGCTTTTCTTCGGCATGATGATCGAGGTTTCTGCCTGGAACGGCCCTG AAACAGAGAGTGAGAATGAATTCAGGCCTTTGGATGGACGGATTGATGAATTCCACCCCAAGGCGACTAGGACCCTGTTTATCGGCAACTTGGAGAAGACCACCAGTTACCAACAACTCCTTGATATCTTTCAGCGCTTTGGAGAGATTGTG GATATTGACATTAAAAAGGTTAATGGTGTTCCTCAATACGCCTTTGTGCAGTATTCTGATATTGTCAGTGTCTGCAAAGCTATAAAGAAGATGGATGGAGAGTATTTGGGGAGCAACCGGCTCAAG CTGGGGTTTGGGAAGAGTATGCCCACAACATGTGTTTGGCTGGACGGTTTGGCTTCCAACATAACAGAGCAATATCTCACACGTCACTTCTGCCGCTATGGACATGTAGTCAAG GTGGTGTTTGACAGGTTGAAGGGGATGGCTCTCATCTTGTATAACAACACAGATTTTGCACAGGCAGCTGTCAGGGAGACCAAAGGCTGGAAGATTGGCGGCAACAAAATTAAG GTGGATTTTGCCAGCCAAGAGAGTCAGATGGCTTTTTATCGCTCTATGCAGGCCTCTGGGCAAGACATTAGAGACTTCTACGAAATTCCAACTGAAAGACG AGAGGAACGACCAAGACCTCCATACCATGAGTTCTCAGCAGAAAGAGCCTACTTTGAGAATGCACGCACCCCTGGCACCATTTACCCCGAAGATCCTCGCCGAGACTATCCTGCCCGCAGCCGTGAGCGGTATTCTGAATTGGAGCACTACCAGGGAGAACACTTTGACCCACGCTACCATGAAGACCCCCGGGAGTTCAGGGAATATCGAGATCCTTTTGAGCAGGACATTCGGAAATACACATACATCCagagggagcgagaaagagagcgggAGCGCTTTGAGGCAGACCATGGCATGTGGAGCCCCTCTCATCCACGGCGCCCGATCACCCCTTCTGCCTCCCCTTCACCATCTGAGCGTGCTCCCAGAGACCCAGAGCGACGGGTCTACAGTCAATCCTCTGAGCGAAGTGGTAGTTGCAGCTCACTCTCACCACCACGCTTTGACAAGACTGACAAGGCGCCTCCATTGGAACATGGAGCCAGCTCTAAGAGTGAGAGGTTGGAAAAAGACATCCACCTGGTCGAACCTGAGCGTGTTGCTGGGGCTGAGAAGAGCAAGCGGGGGAGACGAAAGGAGAAAGGTGACAAAGAAAAAGGGGAGAAGAGTAAGTCAAGGAAAGCAAAGGTGCAATCTCCCAGCATCCCACCGTCTGAGACAGAGCTAGAACCCAGTCTGGATGGAGGCTCTGGAAGGGGAAAGGTGTCAGACCAAGACAGCcttgacagacagagatataaaggTGACAACGACCCTCCTCCTTCAGATCCGACAACGTCAACCTCTCGCCATGAACCTGTAAAAAGTGAGAGGCTTGAGTCAGGGAAAGGTGAGAACGCAGACAAGGATGGTAAAACACGATCCAAGAAACACCAAAAATCTGACACTGGAAATGATGGGAAAGATCCATCAGTGGATTCTGATCGGTTGGCTGCGAGAAAGAGGCGCTTTGGAGATGCCAGTGGGAGAACCATTCGACAGAAGAGGAGAAGGCTGGAAGATGAGGATGGGAGTCAATCCCAAGACTTTGGAGCTAGCACTGCCTTTACAAAAGAGACTGATGGTGACAGTAAGGCTCAGCAAAAAGACTCACAGCGGAGGGATTCAAGATCCAAATCAGAGAGGCTGGTGTTTCTTGGCAGTCATAAAGAGGGTCAGGATCCTGCAATGAGAGGACAAGAAGAGCTGCCCGATGGGAGCATGGACCCTATGGACTCAAAACGCCACCCTAGCCACAGTATGTCCAGAAGGTTCTCCCATGATGGGAACATGGACCAAGACAATGCAAGAGATCAAGATCCACAGAGCCCTTTCAAATATGGTACACAAGACAATGACAAGTGTGTCAAGGAAGAGCCTCTGGATATTGACCTCTCCCAGAGTTACCGCAAACAGATGGAGCAAAGGAGGCTCCACCAACAGCTTCAAGAGCCAGACAAACAAGAAAAAGCTGGGAGTCCACAAGGCTTAGAAACGGAGGACCTTGAACACCGCAGTCTGGTACATGAAGTGGGCAAGCCACCTCAAGATGTCACTGATCATTTCCCTTCTCATAAACTCAAGAAACTAGAGCAATTTGACGCAGATATCAGTGCCAAGAGGGGGGACCGTGTCTACAGGAGCTTCCGGCAAAAGAGTGAAGATCCTGAGTGGCACAACACTGCATCTCCAGGCTTGCAACACTTCTCTCATCATGCTGAGCAGGACTTTGCGGAATCTTCACATCTCAGGGAGGTTAAAACGGAGGATAAAAGCCACCCAGACCTGGAGCTGGCAGTCAAAAGGACACATACAACGCAAATGTCCAAGCCAAACACTCCTTTACAACTTAGTGAAGAAGAGCGGGAAAAACGTTGGGAGAGCAGAGTCAAGCAAGATTTTTTACCCGACTTAAACTTCACCAGAGGCATTGGAAAAAATACACACAATCGCAAGCGTTTGGAGTATGGAATTTTACATGATTTGGAGCCTGGGGAAGTACGATCCGATTCTGAAGAGGATAGAGAACACAAACCACATTCTCCTATGCCCTCCACTTCTATGCCTTTCTCTGACAGGCAACGAGTGGACAGATTTTCAGACCCCAAGCTTGCCACTTTGGAGAGGATGAAGTTCTACTCCTTTGCACTTGACCAGACCATCACACCAGATACCAAGGCCCTGCTAGAGCGAGCAaagtctctgtcctcctctagggaGGACAACTGGTCTTTTTTGGATTATGATTCACACTTTGCTGGTTTGCGCAGCAGGAAAGATACTGAAAAGGTTGAGTCAGCACCACGGCCTACACCCTCTTGGTacatgaagaagaagaaaattcGCAGTGGTGGGTCTGAAGACAAACTAGATGACAGGAAGGAAGACCCCAAGCCCAAGCCAGAGGAACATGAACGCAGGGAACTGTTTGCCTCCCGTTTCCTACACAGCTCAATCTTTGAACAGGACTCAAGACGTCTTCAGCACCTTGAGCGAAAGCATGAGGACCCTGAGCAAAGTCAGGCTCAACAAACTGGTCAGCAAGGCCTGGCAGATGGGCAGCCTGACACAGAACCAGTTGTCCTCTTCCATAGCCGCTTTTTGGAGTTCACGCGGCTGCAACAGCAGAAAGACCAACAGTTACAGGAAGTAAAAAGAGCAAATTCCATAGATAGTAATAGGGTGGAGAAGTCACCGGAGGCAGAACAGCAACCTCTGCAGTTTCTTAAAACCTCAGAACCGGTCATGGATCCAGAGACTAAATCTACTAGCCCTGCTGAGAACCACATGATTTCCCATTCCCCACTTATGCCCAAGGAGATGTCTCCACCTAAGCAAATGTCTCTACCCCTTCCACCCAAGGGGATGTCTCCACCCAAGGGGATGTCTCCACCCCTTCCACCCAAGGAAATGTCTCCACCCAAGCAGGTGGCTCCACCCCTTCCACCCAAAGAAATGTCTCCACCCAAGGAAATGTCTCCACCCCTTCCACCCAAGGAAATGTCTCCACCCCTTCCACCCAAGGAAATGTCTCCACCCCTTCCACCCAAGCACATGTCTCCACCCCTTCCACCCAAGGAAATGTCTCCACCCAAGCATACGTCTCCACCTCTTCCACCTAAGGAAATGTCTCCACCCAAGCATACGTCTCCACCCCTTCCACCCAAGGAAATGTCTCCACCCCTTCCACCCAAGGAAATGTCTCCACCCCTTCCACCCAAGGAAATGTCTCCACCCAAGGAAATGTCTCCACCCAAGGAAATGTCTCCACCCCTTCCACCCAAGGAAATGTCTCCACCTCTTCCACCCAAAGAGATGTCTCCACCTCTTCCACCCAAAGAGGTGTCTCCACCCAAAGAGATGTCTCCACCTCTTCCACACAAAGAGGTGTCTCCACCCAAAGAGATGTCTCCAACAGTGGAAACAAATGACATGTTTACTCCAGAGCCAAGGGGTCCAGAGCCAGCTGCCCCAGAACCTTTGACAAAGGAAAACAGAGAAAATGAACAGCTCCCTCCCCTCCTGCAAATATCTCCCTGTGAGATGTTGCCCCCTGCTTCTGTTAATTTAGCAGCCCCTGAGCACATCCGTTCTGTGAGAAAAGTTAAAAGATCCCCTAGTGAAGAGAAATCTGAAGATATAGCTCAGGATGTTAAAATGTTGAACCCTGAGCAGTCTTCCAGCAGTGATTGCCTTCATGAAACATCAGTGAGTAGTTTTGTACCAGAGCCTGAGCTGGTACCTCCTGAATTACCACCTGAATTCTTAAGTTCCACACCACCTAACCCTGTTGAGGAGATGGAGGTTTCAAAAGATGATACCAACACTGACAATACAGACACTCATACAGAGGTGGAAAAGAAACATGAACTCAATCAGACCCAGGTGCTTGTTGATAATGAAACCAGTGATGAGTCAATTTCACCACCTCAGAAGTCCAAGAACAAAAAGAGTAAGTCTCCTACTCAAGTCCCACTGACTCCTTTGATTTCAACAACTAGTTCAGAGAAACCGCTTACCCGCAAGAGTGAACGCACAAAACGTGCATCATCCCCTAGAGCAGAGTCTTCAAAGGGAAGCTCAGATTCCAAATCCACAGGCAAGTCTCCCATACATGGAGCAGACCCTGAACATGGCACAGAGCAGAGTATATCTGTTGGAAGAGCAAGGCGTAGAAATGTGAAATCTGTGTATGCCACCCCAGTTGAGGAAGATGCCACTAAGGGGGCTGGAAAGGATGTAACTGAGTCACCCCGCACTGCACGGAAGCGAGGTGGAGACAAAGACAAGGAAGCAGCCCCTCAGCAACCGTTAGAGCAGGATTCCCTTGCGCCTATTACTTCAAGGCGGGGACGTCCCCCTAAGAATCGGCGACAAGGAGAGGACATGTTAACAGCTAAAGGGGATAGATCAAAAATAGACACCAAGGATACAGACTCCAATGAATCAGAGAGTAGTGAAAGAATTTCAAAAGTGTCAAAAGGCAGACATTCTCCTCATGGTCATAAAGCTTTGGCAAGTCAATTACCCATGCCCATAGCGACTGGATCAAGTAGGAAGGGGGACAAAACTGAGCCACCTGAAGATGTTTCTCAGCAGATGGATTTTACAGAAGACAGTTTGGCCATGCAGGATTCCACTGTCTCGTGTAAGGAAGATACTGTAGCACCAGTTGTGACAAAGAAAGAGGAGAATGTTAAGCAACAACTAGGAACAGAGAAACCACGAGATAAAGACAGGCAGAAAAAGGACCCTGTTGACGAGAAAGCCAGTGGAACTAAATTTGGTGAGAAAGAGTCTGAACCACCAATCGTGGAAGAACTGCCTGTATTGGAGAAAATGGAGAAGAGTGGGAGAGGAAAAGCTCCACGCTTGACACGGACTCCAAAATCTCCTGTCCTCAAGAACCTGAAGATCAGACTAAATGTCACTGAGGTGAAAGATTTGCTTCAAATGGGGGATGAGGAACCTGAAAATGGGGATGATTCTTCTAAAAAGACCAAACCAGGCGAATCTACTAATGACCCATTATTAGAGTCTAGTCCAGGAAAAGATGTGAGTTCTAGCAACGAGGATAAAGATGAGAGCACACCAGAAACTAAGCCTCCAATAGATCCTAAAACTTTGCTACAACAGGAACAGGAGCTTGAGCAAGCTGTGGAGAACATTGCTAAACTGACAGACCCAACCCTCCCAGCAGAGTCACCAACTCCACTTGCCCCACCATCTGCAGAATTAAAAATTGAGACTGAGGAAGAGAAATCTGCCAATCCTGCTAGTGAGTATGAACTTGCTGCTGCCATTGATTCGATTATGGGTGAGGATATACCCGTCCCTCTGCCTCAAGAGCCGGTAATTAGTGCTGTTGTGGATTCAGACCTAGAGATTCCATCCTTCGTCCAGCCGACCAAGGGAGCTGAACCTGCGAGTAACATATCCCCTATTCAGGGGGAGTCCTTTTTCCCAACTACACCCAGGAAGGGTGCTAAGGGCAGAGCTAAAACACCGAAACGGTCTAAGAGCCAAAAATCAAGCAAAAAGGACGCTGTAAAAGAAATTTCATCAGAACCGGAGAGCACCTCTGTTATCACATCAGACAGCATACCCTCCAATTCACAGCCTGTTCCAGAAACTATTCCCTCAACCTCAGCTGCAGGTGTCATTACAACCACCTCTTGGAAGCCTAAAACGGAGCATTTGGCTCCTAAGGCTACGGACATGCCTAAAGAATCGAAGTTACCTCCAGTCCTTACAGAGCAACCTCCACCTCAACATCTGAAACCTGTCTGCCTCCCAACCAAAAGTCCCACTCTCCCCAAGCCtcaacaacaaccaccaccacctgaGTGCATCTCACCTTCACTTTCTCCACCCCCAACCCGGCCAAACATCAGGCCCACACAGCTAAGCAGGATCCCAGTTTCCCCACCAGATTGGCTCAACCAGTCCAAGGACGTAGGTGTCCCTTCCTCTCCTAGAGCATCAGCAGCTTCCTTTGAGAACCCAGCAATTCCCCCTGACACTGAGCCCATGGAGACTGAGCGTAACAACAGTGACTTGCGTAGGATTCTCATGAAGCACAAAAATGTTTCACTCCCAGTCCCATGCAGTAGTTCTGTTCCTAGCAATTTGGGCACCTTATCCCTTAGGGATCCTCCACACCTACCTGAAAGTAATACCCCAATGGTTGCTGTGACTAGTAAGACCTCTCTTAATGACAACAGGCCTCATCCAGCTCAGTCTGTAGTCCGGCCCCCAGCCTCACTACCATCCCCTGAGTCAAAGTCGGTCATTTCTGTTATCGCCTCCACTGCCACCTCTGTTATCAGTCGTGTTTGCAATCCACCTGACATGGAGAAGGTTATTATGTCCGTTGACAGAAATCCCGTAGTGGACATGCCACTTCCCAAGCAGACATACAGGCCGCCCAGCATGGAGGACCGGGACAGTGGTTCGTACCATGGACCATCAGTTGGCGAGGAGGGTGGAATTGCTGGGAGGTACTTGGTTGAGAGCTCCGGTCTGGGTACAGGCTCCAGCCCAGGTCTAAGGGTGAATACCTCAGAGGGAGTGGTGGTGTTGAGTCACTCAGGACAGATCAAGGAGGGACCACAGAGGATAAGTGCCAAAATCAGCCAGATCCCACCAGCTACTGTAGTTGACATGGAATCTCAGCAGCTAGTGTCCATGCCCCAGATAAAACAGGAGATGTATACCCACTCCCAGTCAAACACTCCAAAGTGTCCTCCAATACAGACAGACCATGGGCACCTTAAGACGCAACAAACGGTTTCCTCCATTAAACAAGAAAACACTGGTATGGAAAAGTTAGAATCTCCCTACCCATCAGGACCTCAAGGAGGAGTCGTGAAGAGGCTCCAGCAGACAGTTAATAATCCACAAGTAATGGGTTACCATCATTCAGAGTTCACAATGTTATTGAAGCATCCAAAGAAAGTGGATGGGGCTGACACTATGAACGCTGACGGGTGTAAACCATCTTGGACCTCTGCCATAAGTCCTGCAATGAGCCCCCACCTGCCCTCTCCGGCTGGCAACCACGTAGGCTTTGTTTCCGGTTCGGCCACTGACAGAACACCCTCACATCTCAGTGGGGTCAAACAGGAGCCCCGTTCTCCTCGCAAGTCAGGCCATCCACATTCTCCGTTCACTAAAGTGTCCTCTCCCATCGGCTCCTCCTCTCCCAAAGGCCTCCCTGGGATGCTGCCCTCTGGCCTGCCCGCCATGCAGCAGTATGTCACCAGTGTCCACCACCCTGAGCAGTCTGTCATCATGCAACCTCACAGTGCTCACGGTGGCATTGGAAGGATGTCACCCCATCGTGCCTCCCAAGCAATCCCCATGGGACACCTTGTTCAAGGAGAGGGCAGGGTGAACACGCCACCCCTATCTGTCATGAGTTTCGGGATGCATGGAGACCCTCTTGCCTCTCCCTGGTCTGGTCCTCTCCAGCAACGCCCCACCTCGCCCCAGGCGGTAGGCAGAGACATAGTCCTCAAGGTTAACCCTGGGAATGTGAGGGGCCATGAGGGAGAGCAAGACGATGCCAGGCGCTTCCATCAGGCCGCAGGGAGACAGTCTGCCACACAGCTGAAAGCAGAGACTATGCAGCCGGATCCCCGTGGGGCTCTACATAGCGGGCTGCAGCTGGACCCATACATGTCGCCCAGGGACTTGCGTGTGCTCATGCACCACCCTCAGGGAGAGCGCTCGGCCCCAGAGCCACACCAGGGACACATCCAAGAGACTGTCCCAACCTCCTCAACATCTACCAACATCGCCTCGTCGATGTCCCCCAGGGCACATCTGCTGGCTAAAGGTGTGTCCGAGAAGGATGTCACAAAGCCACAGGAGGTCAAGAGGCCACACTCTCCTCTGAAGGATGGGATGATGGGGTTTCGGCCAAGTATGGCCGCCATGGCGTCCCCCCAAAGGGTGCAGCTGCTGCCATCAGGGACGGGAGCTTCTTTCTCTGAGTATCCAGGAATTTACACCAACACCCGGGCCATCCATTCACAAATCACTGAGACCTCTCCTTTTGGGATCAACCAG GGTGCAGATCCCAGCCAGTCACAAGCTGATGTCAAGGTGAAACAAGTTGGACAGCAACCTGTGAACATGGTGCAGCTGCTCACG AAGTACCCGATAGTGTGGCAAGGGCTGCTGGCACTGAAAAATGACCAGGCTGCTGTCCAGTTGCATTTTGTCTGTGGCAACAAAGGATTGGCTCTACGGTCACTGCCCCTACCAGAGGGAGGATCGCTGCTTCGGATCGTCCAGAGAATGAGACTCGAGGCGTCACAACTGGATGGTGTGGCTAGAAGAATGACA